Within Ovis aries strain OAR_USU_Benz2616 breed Rambouillet chromosome 11, ARS-UI_Ramb_v3.0, whole genome shotgun sequence, the genomic segment AGGTACAGAGGACAGTTCGTGCTATAGAGAAGTAACTGACAGCTCATAAGAGGGGAATAGACCTGCAAACAGATTATTGCAATATATGGAGGAATTAAAATCCACCTGAATTTGTCTTATAGCAAAGAGAGACAGATGGAGATGAGATGCCTTGATCTGAGGGACCGTGTTCACTGTCTGATTATTCCTAAGCTGTACACTTAGGGTTTGGGTAATTTTTTTGTAGGCATGTTGTACTTGAATAAAATcaagacttaaaaaatataaaaggggaacttccctggggtTCCTGTGGTTAAGATcctgtgtttccaatgcagggggcatggattcagtccctagacagggaactagatcccatatgccatgtggtgtggccaaaaatgaaaaaataaaaggaagcagAGGGCCTTGGAAAGTCAGAGAATGCAGCAAAGTCGGTTTTGACCTGAGCCTTGGGGACTAGTTACCTCTTGTCCTGCCCGATGTCTCGTTCATCCCTGACTCCTTTCCCCAGATGCCGTGTATGCTGTTTGCTGATGTCAGCTTCTCTCACACGACTTCAGAACATTCATTTCTTCCTTGGAACCTTCAGgcataagttttttgtttttttttttaaaagaactgagtGTCTCTTTGGGGActtttcttttggatttccttttctgTAGGATCAGACTCTATCTCAGTGTTGTGACATTGACACAGGGTTTTCCTACACAGACGCCCAGGGGTGACAAATCCTATAAAAGAACATGCACACTGTGGAGGGCAGGGGCCTTTGAGTATGAACGCTTCTGCTCCAGAGGACCCCAGCACGCCTTCCTTGTGTTGGACTCATTCCAGTAAAAAGCCATTTAATACCACTTCAAATATGCTTAGTTCAACATAGCACAAAATTCCATAGGCCCATCCGTCACTAGGCGGACCCACAACTGTGAAGAAGTTAGCTGAACTGCCCCTTATTCTCTGACAGCATAcatggtactgctgctgctgctgctgtgaagtcgcttcagtcatgtccgactctgtgcgaccccacagatagcagcgcaccaggctcccccatccatgggattttccaggcaagagtactggagcggggtgccattgccttctccgagacatGGTACAGTTCAGCATAAATAGATTGAgtgattttatttgaaacattcagactttttttcagaaatgatGCATTCACtacacacataaatacatttaaaaaaatgagtctaAGGATGCATTTAGGGTTATTAGGATATGGCAGTTCCCTTTCCCCTCTAAAACCCAAGTTATGTGTTTAACAATCGGTGGCCTCAATAGCATGTTAGTTTGAAATGCAAAATAGATGTATATAATATTGTAACTGAACAAGTTAGGAAACGTGAAGCATACCACTGTTTCACACAAGACTTGCAGGTTTCACCATGTTTATTTTTAGAAGCAGAAGTGCCTGGCAATTTAATTTAAGTACAACAATTCAAACATTTGTTCCACTTAGCTGTGACGAGACGTCATTCCTTTCAACccttcttattttgttttatcaCTTGATTATCCTTCCAAACTGATTTTCCTATAGGTAGAAAGTAGAAAATTTGGaagaaactgtattttaaaaataacacaaacctgatttttaaattcatttctccCTGATTAAAACAGTAAAAGATATAGGATAGTCACAGGTACTATTAATCTGTGTGCGTCAATTAAGGAAAAAGACTTTCTAGACTCTTTTGTCAACATAACTATGTGGGCAACAAATCTGCATCGTCTGCAGTCAAAGCcttgttttctcctctcttcagCTCTTACTCTTAGGGATCACATGCACCTACATTTTCTGTCACCCTTATTAAACTGTCAGGAAAGCTTGGGACGCTCACTTATACTACAGTGTCAATGGCTGGTATTTTCTGTAGGTGTTGTCTCATTTAAAAACACTGGCATTATAACAGGAATCAGAAGTTGAAGGCAAAGGTGTTTAGGGAAGGGTAAGATGGCAGGTGGCAGGTTTAGTTCACAGCCTTGTGAAGCCCACTCCTGTCTGGTTGGTCTGCCTATGCAGATCTGCCAGCCATGAACCCGGGCTAGCACATGGACACCTTGCCTGGAGCCTGTGGAGGCAGGTGCTTAGACACACTGGTGAGGGCATACCCCGCAGGGCTGGGAGCAGCTTCTGCTTCGCTTTCTGAAGCCTTGGGTTCCTGGAAGTCTGGTGGAGCATGCCGACCGCCCTTCTGTCCACTCTTTTTCTCTGCGAGGTCCTGGCGGGCTGCTGTGTATCTGCTTGTGGCCATGACCGATGCAACCATGCACAGCGCAAAGGAGCCCCAGGCGAGGCTGCCGACAGAAGGCACGGTTAGGAAAGGGCACGGGGCTGGGTCCAGGGCTTCCTGCTGGGGTGGAAATCAACTCCCGGTTCTGCCCGATTTGGGCCTGggtttgggcttccccggtggctcagacagtaaagaatctgcctgcaatgcagaagacctgggtttgatcactgggttgggaagatcccctggagaagggaacggctactcgcTCCaatattcaggcctggagaattccatggacaggggagcctgacgggctacagtccatggggtcacaaagcgttggacatgactgagcgactaatgctttgGATCACAGATCTCAGAGAGCAGTCAACGTGTTTTTGTTGGGAATGTGTGAATGGTGAAGAGAACCAGACTCGGGAGTCACGCATGCACTGTGGGTTTGCACACATCTCTCATTAACTGTGCAACCTTGAGCTGGCAACTTCACATTTCTGTATCCAATTCTGCATCAAGTCTTTCTGGTAGAGATAGAACTTCTGTGTCATGGCCTGTCTTTCCATTAGAATCGGGGACGGGGTCTCTCctaactgaaatatttattaggaATTATAATAGGACTTTTCTCCTTAAACCGTGTTCAAGAAAGTAACAACAGCACTATCTCTGTTTCTTGAGTGCTTCACTTTGTATAAACGTAACCTTACATTCTCATAAAAATATCTGAATGGGGTATtatccttttacagatgaggaatctgagctACAGAAAGATTAAGAAACTAACCCACAGTCCCAAGAGTAGCAGGTGGTGGAGCCGTGACCAAGGGCGGTGGTGGTCCCAGAAAACCTGTGTGCATCCCTGCTGGCCCACTGTGGCCAGCGACTCACCAGTATGACCAGCCATAGTCCCACGTCTGAGGCTTCCAATCTTCTGGCCCAAGGTTCACGGTGATTTGAAAAATGGTTGTGTACATCATGTGGGCCACCATGGCTAGGAGCCCTGCACAAGGAAAGCTTGTGAGCCACAATCAAGAATGCAGTTTTTTACAGCACATGAGTTGGCTGTCCTAGCCCACTAACATCCTCCTTGAGCCCTTCCAAGCAGCCTTCATGTTTTACCCATCTACTGATTTCTTAGAGTCACCAATCTACACAGTGGTGAATGTTCCTTTGCCATGTCATCTGTCTCAAGACCacctcctttttctgttttatcatgTTGCTGTGGGGTGTTTCCCCCCGCCCTGCGCCGCCCTGTTCCCCTGCTCCCCCCGCTCATacagcacagcatgtgggatcttagtttcctgaccagggatcgaacctgcgccccttgcattggaagctcggagtcttaactactgggccacaAGTGAAGTCCCCAGAGGCACCGATTTTATATCCTCTGTTTTCCAGAACAGGGAAGAGGTCCTTGAGCTACATTTAGCCTGAAGCCATACTTTACTAAGTTCTgtcactttttcttttgaatgtggATTGTTTGCTAACACAGAAAAACTTTGCATAAAAATTGGAGTAGGTTCTGGCCGCAGTAGACTTTCACAGTGGGAACTGGTCACTTCCCAATGTGATTTTCTGTTCTCTGTAAGTGAATTGATCTTTTTGCCTGAGGACCCAGacggttttctttttctttaacagtTTTAGTGGGATATGTCTAGGACTTGAATGTACTGTGTCATTTTTCCCCCCAGGTATTAGAGAGTTTTATGTGCATAGATTTTGGTCTTTTGTTCCAGAAAGTTTCtttgaatattacttttaaatattaattattttgtctttctttttcaggGGCTCCCATTACTGGGCTATGTTTTAATTTAACAAATGTATGGCAGGGAGTGACCAACTGTGGCTTCAGTGGTCAAATAGAAAGTAGTTttgggacttctctagtggtctaggggcttccctggtctatgggttcagacagtaaagaatctgtctgcagtgcaggagacccaggttccatccctgtctCAGGAAGAGCCcccggaaaagggaatggcaacacactccagtactgttgctggagaatcccatttgttgctagacagaggagcctgctagctatagttcatggggtcgcaaagagtcagacacaacttagcaactgaacaagaataaTGGAAAAACTACTTGGACAACGCAGAAGACCAAAAAGAGGAGTTCTTTACTCATAGGGCTATTGACCCCACTTGGATAATTTTTAACAAGCTGCCATTtttgagtacttactatatgcGTTCTTATTTAGTTCTCACCATagcattttgcttgtttttgcatgttttggctgcactggcatgcaagatcttcccTGACCGGGATCAGATCCATGCTCCCTGTAGTGGATGCACAAattcttagccactagactgccagggaagttccatcaCAGCTTTTTGAGGCAGCTAGTTAGAGAAGTGAAGCCACTTGCCCAGaatcacacagccagcaagttGGAGATCTCTGAATCCAGGCAGTATTTCTCCACAGACTCATGCTTAGCCATTGTACAAATAGGGCAGTCTCTGTCCTCAAAGCCAGTGGACTTCTTCCCCACAGTTGTGACAAAGACATGCTGATAAATTTTGCTCTCCATCTGTGCtatccccatttttttttcaccagccTCCCCATTGCTTCCACCAACGGGATTAATTTGGtaacttctccagtggaccagttGTCCCACTGAATGGGCCAGCGATAGGAAGAGCCAGCCTGGAATTCTGCCAGTTCCCCTGGGGGGCAGGCTGTAGGGAATTAGCCTATTCTGATGATGCTCTTGGCAAGTACCTGCAAGCACCGTGAGGATGGCTACTGAGGCATCCACCTTGAGCCAGTGGAACCCAGAGTAATGCCtcactctggagcccaggaggacTGCACTTGTCAATGTCAGTAGGATATTCAGGACCTCAGCCCCGATAGACAGCCACAAGACACCTGCAAACATAAGGATGAAAGAGATGCTGGGACCTAGAAAtatagattctttaccgtctaagccatcAGGGGAGCCCCTTAGAAATACTAGGATATTCAATCATGTGATTCGGGTCacttctaaaacaaaaaataaattaataaaaaccaCCATGGGGTGAAAACCACAGAAACCTCTGCTGAGTCTTGGAAAGTTGACAATGCAAGGGAGTCCTGGGGCTTGAAAGAGAAGTTTTGGGAAGATTGTCATTAGCTGGGAGGGAAAAAAGTACTAAGCAAAATTCTTCTGCGAGGGCCTGAAGGATGCTGGAGGTCCTGTTCCCCAGTTCAGGAGTTTTGATTCCACCAGAAGAcactatcttcattttttgaaggaGAAGGTAAACTTCACCGGGGCAGATGAAGGAGTCTGAGAATTGAGGCCCCCTGATTCGAGATGCCAAAAATCTCTTTTGTTTCCATGTCAACCTATGATTTATCCTTTCGGTGGGACCCCTCCTGCTGCTTCAAGGAAATAGGTTGGATGCGGAGTGAATAAAAGGGGCAGGGAGAGAAACTGTTCTTTGCAAAAAGCCTCCTATAAGGCAGTTTGGTTGTGGGgacacagaaatgaatgaaagagacATGGTCCATGTCATCACAAAAGTTAAATTCTTGCTGGGGAAACGATACTAGGAAAGTAAGTTTAAATTTGATGAGTGTTCCGCTAGTGGCAGTGATGAACTGGACTCATCTTTTTCCCTGCTCTGCGGTCACCTTGCATTGACAGTGTGAAACTGGCCTTGGTGGGAGTATTCACACTCTGAAAAGCTACAAATACTGCCCATGAGGGcatcccctgctccctgcagagcTGATGGTTTAACGTTTTTTAGCATTACTGCCTACAGGGCCCATGAAAAGAGCCAGGGGCTCTGTGGGACTTGAATTCATGGAAAAACTATAAATAACTCTTTCATGTTTTCCCCCCAGCCCAACCAAAACCATACACATTGTCCAGATGGTGAGCAGGGCTGGTGGACAGAACATGACGAAGGTGTTTACCTTGTTCTTCAGCTGGTATTACACTCTGGAAGCTTCTGCAGTTTTCACCTGGAAGTAAAAGAAGATGGAATCAAGTAGGGTGAAGCTTGACAACGAGGGACAAGCTGTGTTTCCAGCCCCCCTTGAGTGCATCCACGTCATTCTGAACAAGGACTGGGGAGTGTGGCTTTATTGTTCCCATAGAGGTGGTACCCCTCCTTGGAGCATCATGACACAATCCGGCCCCAGTGAATCCAGGCTGGGTCAAATGCCTTGTTATGGCTGAGGACTGGGGGTGGAAATtatggggtgggtgggtggaggtcACCTCCAGTCAGAAGCTTTACGAGTTAGTGTTTTGCCTAAAAGTTCTCATTTTCTTGCCTCTGAGATCACAGAAGCATATGTCCAGGTGGAGCCTCTCTCTGCCTGGATCCCTGAGTGGCTCCAGTGAGGAGGAACCACTTGCCAACCGGCAAAATACAAACAGCAAGAGCTAGAAATGAATTTGGTGGTTTAAACCTGTGGGACTTGGACATTGTTTGTTATTACAGTGTACCCTAGCCCATCTGGACTGATGCTGCAAGACTTGATGCTGGACTTCCCAAACAGCATCCAGGATGACGTGAGTCTCAAATAATTTCTTTCTGGGTAGAGGGGAAAGTGACAATGTTTGTaatcattttaagaaatgaaatagagCAGATTCAGATCTATCTCTGCTACGAAGTGAGTCAGTTACTTGCACTCCATCCTGCTTTCTGGAGTgtgagaggaaagggaagagttATGTGTGTGAGTACCAGGTAACGAGCAGAACCCACCCCCAGACTTATTCTGTGCTCCAGGGGGTGTGCTTTGCCTGTATCATCAGTCATGTTGCACATATTGGGTAGAAAAGTTTGTGCTGCCCCCTGTGAGGTGTAGTCCCTTTGAAGGATATGCGTCCTTGGTTATCTATTGAGTATACTGATGTCACCAAATTCCGGTTTGGGGGTGAGTAATGGATGGAGGATTTGACACCAGGGCGAATCACCCCCTGGGATGTTGTCCCAGATGGGTACCCTCATCTTGCTCCGTTAACACATCAGCTCCGAATTGAATCATAGGTGGTGGAGTGGGAGGAGCTGGGGACATTGCCCGATTTGTCTCTGCACAGTTAGGAAGAGTGTGTCTGAGGACGTCTGAGGGGAAAACATGGTACAGAAAACACGGGTAGAGGCAGTTTCAGCATTAGAACTGGGCTTGCAGGGGCCCAGTACTGTCCCAAGACTGTCCTGCCACGTCACTGATTCAATCCAGGGGCTGTAGGGAAGGTGCCGGGAAGACAatcctgtggctcccaggctgggCTGCTAGGAGCTAAAAGAGGCGGATGTTAGGGGCATAGGTCATTGActcttcttttttgtgttgttttaattggaggataatggc encodes:
- the GSG1L2 gene encoding germ cell-specific gene 1-like protein 2; translation: MDQRARQQRALALLPVCLALAFSLTAVGSSYWCEGTRRVAKPLCRDRPGVLHCIHYSRGGSDNSSQAVQYIWEMGDDKFVQRRFHVGLWQSCEETLGSTGENCRSFQSVIPAEEQGVLWLSIGAEVLNILLTLTSAVLLGSRVRHYSGFHWLKVDASVAILTVLAGLLAMVAHMMYTTIFQITVNLGPEDWKPQTWDYGWSYCLAWGSFALCMVASVMATSRYTAARQDLAEKKSGQKGGRHAPPDFQEPKASESEAEAAPSPAGYALTSVSKHLPPQAPGKVSMC